In Pseudoalteromonas translucida KMM 520, the following are encoded in one genomic region:
- the udp gene encoding uridine phosphorylase has protein sequence MEKVFHLGLCIDDLKGAKLAIVPGDPDRAARISQFLDNPTCLAKTREFHVYLGELNGHSVVICSTGIGGPSTSIAVEELAQLGVHSFLRIGTTGAIQPHINEGDILISQASVRLDGASQHFAPLSYPAVSDFFATQAMVKACENLNIDFHIGITASSDTFYPGQERYDTHSGYVPKSLQGSCEEWQKLGVMNYEMESATLFTMCAALGLQAACVAGVLVNRTRQEIPNVDHGEIERKSVAVVLEAAKVLLAK, from the coding sequence ATGGAAAAGGTATTTCACTTAGGGTTATGTATTGACGATCTTAAAGGTGCAAAACTGGCTATTGTTCCGGGCGACCCGGATCGTGCTGCACGTATTTCGCAATTTTTAGATAACCCAACTTGCCTGGCTAAAACGCGTGAATTTCATGTTTATTTAGGTGAGCTTAATGGCCATTCTGTGGTTATATGCTCTACCGGTATTGGTGGTCCATCGACGTCGATTGCCGTTGAAGAATTAGCCCAACTTGGCGTGCACAGCTTTTTGCGTATTGGTACTACTGGCGCAATTCAACCACACATTAACGAAGGCGATATTTTAATTAGCCAAGCCTCTGTGCGTTTAGATGGTGCAAGCCAGCATTTTGCGCCGCTTAGCTACCCTGCGGTATCTGACTTTTTTGCTACCCAAGCTATGGTTAAAGCCTGTGAAAACCTTAATATCGATTTTCATATTGGTATTACTGCATCAAGCGACACATTTTACCCGGGGCAAGAGCGTTACGATACGCACTCTGGTTATGTACCAAAGTCGTTACAAGGCAGCTGCGAAGAGTGGCAAAAATTGGGTGTGATGAACTACGAAATGGAATCGGCAACCTTATTTACTATGTGTGCGGCACTTGGTTTACAAGCAGCGTGTGTAGCCGGTGTATTGGTTAATCGTACTCGCCAAGAAATTCCTAATGTTGACCACGGCGAAATTGAAAGAAAATCAGTTGCGGTAGTATTAGAAGCAGCTAAAGTACTGCTCGCTAAGTAA
- a CDS encoding arginase family protein — protein sequence MSTEFQEFKSKIEHCLCAPGDGVYTVNTAKERKAALRNKLYGQTENIGPLWRESLNELPNSPHKAVMLGISSDCGGGILRGANWGPLFLRSALLDQQPQCRSFDLGDVRVIPHLLHDKYLNKATITNCQKALYGNENNDYYVSPLSITEDVCDSFYATFENKGIFGIGGDHSISYPLTKAYLKAKRAQGKRTAIIHFDAHTDLLVERLGIDLCFGSWCTHILEFLPAPHHLIQFGIRSSGKPKEHWESTFGVKQHWAHEIIERGAAAVAADAIAQLKADNVDEVYVSFDIDALDEKFASATGTPEANGLTPQHALDILSAIADEFPITGADMMEIAPFTDSSLVGQSSSETTLREGAKISAFLISAMNK from the coding sequence ATGAGCACCGAATTTCAGGAATTTAAAAGCAAAATTGAGCATTGTTTGTGCGCACCAGGTGATGGTGTATATACAGTTAACACTGCAAAAGAGCGCAAAGCTGCATTAAGAAATAAGCTGTATGGGCAAACCGAAAACATTGGTCCATTATGGCGTGAGTCGCTTAACGAATTACCCAATTCGCCGCATAAAGCGGTTATGCTAGGTATTAGCTCAGATTGTGGCGGCGGTATTTTACGTGGCGCAAACTGGGGGCCGTTATTTTTACGCTCAGCGTTACTCGATCAGCAACCTCAGTGCCGCTCATTCGATTTAGGCGACGTACGCGTTATTCCTCATTTATTACATGATAAATACTTAAACAAAGCCACCATAACCAATTGTCAAAAAGCATTATACGGCAACGAAAATAACGACTATTACGTTAGCCCACTGTCGATTACTGAAGATGTATGCGACAGCTTTTATGCAACGTTTGAAAATAAAGGCATTTTTGGTATTGGCGGCGACCATTCAATTAGTTACCCATTAACAAAAGCGTATTTAAAAGCTAAGCGCGCACAAGGCAAGCGTACCGCGATTATTCACTTTGATGCCCATACCGACCTATTGGTTGAGCGCTTAGGTATTGATTTATGTTTTGGCTCTTGGTGTACGCATATTTTAGAGTTTTTACCTGCGCCACATCATTTAATTCAATTTGGTATTCGTTCAAGCGGTAAACCAAAAGAGCATTGGGAAAGCACCTTTGGTGTTAAACAACATTGGGCGCATGAAATTATAGAGCGCGGTGCAGCAGCCGTTGCCGCAGATGCCATTGCCCAGCTTAAAGCCGACAACGTTGACGAAGTGTATGTTAGCTTTGATATTGACGCCCTTGATGAAAAATTTGCCTCTGCAACAGGCACACCAGAGGCAAACGGCTTAACGCCACAGCACGCACTGGATATTTTATCAGCCATAGCCGATGAATTTCCGATTACCGGTGCCGATATGATGGAAATTGCGCCTTTTACCGACAGCTCGCTAGTAGGGCAGTCAAGTTCAGAAACCACTTTACGCGAGGGCGCTAAAATTTCGGCGTTTTTAATTAGTGCGATGAACAAGTAA
- a CDS encoding hemolysin family protein: MGDLVGIGLLILISALFAMSEIAIAASRKIKLRVMADEGNVQAAAVLKLQEQPGAFFAMIQITLNAIAILGGIVGEQALSPYVQNVLQFFYQGPLLAQISFLLSFLTITSLFILFADLLPKRLAMILPEAVAVRVVTIMRWVTYALTPLVLFFNGLTNIILRIFKVPSEREDIVTTEDIVAMMDAGAEYGSLQQQEYDLIGNVFDLEARFISSVMSPRDQIVYFDINESSHDIARKIIEHPHNHFLVCNDNLDKLIGSVESKDILRQVLKGDAANINSEMLEKDIFYLPETLSLSEALNAFKTAVQPFAVVVNEYALVVGIVTVKDLMKGFMGDLITHSDDELIVERDPNSWLVDGLTPIVELAKVLDIDEFPHQSHYETVAGYLIYTMKRIPKRAEYIQYAGFKFEVVDVEGIRVEQLLVSKIVPTPEPTQS; the protein is encoded by the coding sequence ATGGGTGATTTAGTCGGGATTGGCTTATTAATCTTGATCAGTGCGTTGTTTGCAATGTCGGAAATTGCGATTGCAGCATCGCGTAAAATAAAGTTAAGAGTAATGGCTGATGAGGGCAATGTTCAAGCAGCAGCAGTATTAAAGCTACAAGAACAACCTGGGGCATTTTTTGCCATGATCCAAATAACCCTTAATGCTATTGCTATATTAGGCGGCATTGTGGGTGAGCAAGCACTTTCGCCTTATGTGCAAAATGTTTTGCAGTTTTTTTATCAAGGCCCATTACTGGCACAAATTAGTTTTTTACTGTCGTTTTTAACCATTACCTCACTGTTTATTTTATTTGCAGACTTACTACCAAAGCGTTTGGCGATGATTTTGCCAGAGGCCGTTGCTGTGCGCGTGGTAACAATAATGCGCTGGGTTACCTATGCCTTAACGCCCTTGGTATTATTTTTTAATGGTTTAACAAATATTATTTTGCGTATTTTTAAAGTACCTAGCGAGCGCGAAGATATTGTAACCACAGAAGACATTGTTGCCATGATGGATGCTGGTGCAGAATACGGCAGCCTACAACAACAAGAATACGATTTAATTGGTAACGTATTTGACCTAGAAGCGCGCTTTATATCGAGTGTAATGTCGCCGCGCGACCAAATAGTTTATTTTGATATTAATGAATCGAGCCATGACATTGCCCGCAAAATAATAGAGCACCCACATAACCACTTTTTAGTGTGTAACGATAATTTAGATAAGTTAATCGGCTCTGTAGAATCAAAAGATATTTTACGCCAAGTACTCAAAGGCGATGCGGCAAATATTAATAGCGAAATGCTCGAAAAAGATATTTTTTATCTGCCCGAAACCCTCAGTTTATCAGAGGCATTAAATGCGTTTAAAACAGCCGTACAGCCTTTTGCTGTAGTAGTTAACGAATACGCATTAGTGGTAGGCATAGTAACAGTAAAAGATTTAATGAAAGGCTTTATGGGCGACTTAATTACTCACAGCGATGATGAGTTAATTGTTGAGCGCGACCCAAACTCCTGGTTAGTTGATGGTTTAACCCCCATAGTTGAGTTGGCTAAAGTACTTGATATTGATGAGTTTCCTCACCAGAGTCATTACGAAACCGTGGCCGGTTATTTAATTTATACCATGAAGCGTATTCCAAAACGTGCAGAATACATTCAATACGCCGGCTTTAAATTTGAAGTGGTAGATGTTGAAGGCATTCGGGTTGAGCAGTTACTGGTATCAAAAATAGTACCCACGCCCGAGCCAACACAAAGCTAA